Proteins from a single region of Xiphophorus maculatus strain JP 163 A chromosome 22, X_maculatus-5.0-male, whole genome shotgun sequence:
- the LOC102220745 gene encoding heparan sulfate glucosamine 3-O-sulfotransferase 1-like, with translation MASFLVSLLLLVLQTYAAPSELIKAGFGSALDSKDPDPVPPVNVSEDSTSSPPPGTSKRTPHSIIIGVRKGGTRALLEMLDIHPEVAVAATEVHFFDWDENYAKGLEWYRDLMPYSYPHQITIEKTPGYFTSPLAPERICAMNSSIKLLLILRDPTERVISDYTQVYFNRLENHKPVQAIENLLVRNGALNIRYKAIQRSLYDVHMRNWLKHFPLEQIHIVNGDALIHDPLPELQKVERFLNLPPRIVSSNFYFNQTKGFYCIRSDGRERCLHESKGRPHPSVNSTVLQQLRSYLREHNRNFFRMVKRTFSWQ, from the coding sequence ATGGCTTCCTTTCTGGTATCATTGCTTCTGCTGGTTCTCCAGACGTATGCTGCCCCATCTGAGCTCATTAAGGCAGGCTTTGGTTCAGCCCTGGACAGCAAAGACCCTGATCCAGTACCACCAGTCAATGTCTCTGAGGATTCCACTTCATCCCCACCACCGGGAACAAGCAAGCGGACCCCACACAGCATCATTATTGGCGTGCGAAAAGGGGGCACCAGAGCGCTGTTGGAGATGCTTGACATTCACCCTGAGGTCGCTGTGGCTGCCACTGAGGTTCACTTCTTTGACTGGGATGAAAACTATGCTAAGGGTCTGGAGTGGTACCGTGACCTCATGCCGTACTCTTACCCTCATCAGATCACGATAGAGAAAACTCCGGGTTACTTTACGTCACCTCTCGCACCAGAACGCATCTGCGCCATGAACTCGTCTATAAAACTGCTGCTGATCTTGAGAGACCCGACCGAGCGGGTGATCTCTGACTACACCCAGGTGTACTTCAACCGACTGGAGAACCACAAGCCGGTGCAAGCCATTGAGAACCTCTTGGTACGCAACGGAGCCCTGAACATCCGCTACAAGGCGATCCAGAGGAGTCTGTACGACGTTCATATGCGCAACTGGCTGAAGCACTTCCCCCTGGAACAGATACACATCGTAAACGGGGACGCTTTGATCCACGACCCCCTGCCAGAGCTTCAGAAGGTGGAGCGATTCCTGAACCTGCCTCCGAGGATAGTGTCCTCCAACTTCTACTTCAACCAGACCAAAGGGTTTTACTGCATCCGGAGTGACGGACGGGAGCGGTGTCTGCACGAGTCTAAGGGACGTCCTCACCCGTCCGTCAACAGCACCGTTCTGCAGCAGCTTCGCTCCTACCTACGGGAACACAACCGGAACTTCTTCAGGATGGTGAAGCGCACCTTCAGCTGGCAATAA